The Dunckerocampus dactyliophorus isolate RoL2022-P2 chromosome 13, RoL_Ddac_1.1, whole genome shotgun sequence genome window below encodes:
- the maco1b gene encoding macoilin-2 isoform X2, whose protein sequence is MKRRNADCSKLRRPVKRNRITEGIYGSTFLYLKFLVVWALVLLADFVLEFRFEYLWPFWLFLRSVYDSFRYQGLAFSVFFVFVALTSDFICLLFIPVQWLFFAASTYVWVQYVWHTERGVCLPTVSLWILFVYIEAAIRFKDLKNFHVDLCRPFAAHCIGYPVVTLGFGFKSYVSYKMRLRKQKEVQKENEFYMQLLQQALPPEQQMLQRQEREAEEAAKGISEVDTPPVSQNGAPANKKTSAPLPELEYREKGKEGKGGGDAKKQHNSILPSSVDSKLQEMEYMENHMNSKRLTTELGSTENLLLKEDNSSCSSSSSSSSSKNYKNSNATALNSSPRGHSATNGSVPSSAPSSSSTGKNEKKHKLAVGKGTSSGSNRDPTDNCIPNNQLSKPEALVRLEQDVKKLKADLQASRQVEQDLRSQIGSLGSAERSIRTELGQLRQENELLQNKLHNAVQAKQKDKQAVGQLEKRLKAEQEARATAEKQLTDEKKRKKLEEATAARAVALAAASRGECTDTLRRRITELESECKKLTLDNKLKEDQIRELDLKVQELHKYKENEKDTEVLMSALSAMQDKTQHLENSLSAETRIKLDLFSALGDAKRQLEIAQGQILQKDQEIKDLKQKIAEVMAVMPSISYTTDTSSMTPVAPHYSSKFMDTNPSGLDPNASVYQPLKK, encoded by the exons atgaagcgGCGCAATGCGGACTGCAGCAAACTCCGACGGCCGGTAAAACGGAACCGAATCACCGAGGGTATATACGGCAG TACTTTCCTGTACCTGAAATTTCTGGTGGTGTGGGCGTTGGTGCTACTGGCTGACTTTGTGTTGGAGTTCAGGTTTGAGTACCTCTGGCCTTTCTGGCTCTTCCTCCGGAGTGTCTACGACTCTTTTAGATACCAGGGGCTG GCCTTCTCAGTATTCTTTGTGTTTGTGGCACTTACTTCAGACTTCATTTGCCTCCTCTTCATCCCAGTACAATGGCTGTTCTTTGCTGCCAGTACTTATGTGTGGGTCCAGTATGTCTGGCACACAG AGAGAGGAGTCTGTCTACCCACAGTGTCACTATGGATACTCTTTGTGTACATAGAGGCAGCAATCAGATTCAAAGACCTGAAGAACTTTCATGTAGACTTGTGCCGTCCCTTTGCTGCACACTG CATTGGCTATCCAGTGGTGACACTGGGCTTTGGCTTTAAGAGCTATGTAAGCTATAAGATGCGCCTCCGGAAACAGAAGGAGGTGCAGAAGGAGAATGAGTTTTACATGCAGCTCCTGCAGCAGGCTCTGCCTCCAGAGCAACAGATGCTACAGAGGCAGGAGCGAGAAGCAGAAGAAG CAGCTAAAGGAATATCTGAAGTGGACACACCTCCAGTGTCACAGAATGGCGCCCCTGCCAATAAAAAGACCTCGGCGCCTCTACCAGAGTTAGAGTATAGAGAAAAAGGGAAAGAGGGGAAGGGTGGTGGGGATGCTAAAAAGCAGCACAACAGCATCCTGCCATCATCAGTGGACTCTAAACTCCAAGAGATGGAGTATATGGAGAACCATATGAACAGCAAAAGACTGACCACAGAACTGggcagcacagaaaacctgttgcTTAAAGAGGACAATTCCTCTTGctcgtcctcttcctcctcttcctcctccaaaaattacaaaaacagcAATGCCACAGCACTCAACTCCTCGCCCCGTGGCCACAGTGCGACAAATGGCAGTGTGCCCTCCTCTGCgccttcctcctcttccacaGGGAAGAATGAGAAGAAGCACAAGTTAGCAGTGGGGAAAGGGACGTCAAGTGGCTCCAACAGGGATCCCACAGACAACTGTATCCCCAACAACCAGCTTAGCAAGCCAGAAGCACTTGTTAG ATTGGAGCAGGACGTGAAGAAGCTGAAGGCGGACCTGCAGGCGAGCCGGCAGGTCGAACAGGACCTTCGCAGCCAGATTGGCTCACTGGGAAGTGCTGAGCGCTCAATACGTACTGAGCTGGGCCAATTGCGCCAGGAGAATGAGCTTCTGCAGAACAA GCTTCATAATGCTGTGCAGGCAAAGCAAAAGGACAAGCAGGCTGTGGGACAACTGGAGAAGAGGCTCAAAGCTGAGCAGGAAGCTCGTGCCACTGCTGAGAAACAGCTCACAGATGAAAAGAAGCGCAAAAAGCTTGAGGAGGCAACAGCAGCCAGGGCAGTAGCACTAGCTGCTGCTTCCAG AGGGGAGTGCACAGACACGCTGCGAAGGCGGATTACAGAATTAGAATCGGAGTGTAAGAAACTAACCCTGGACAACAAGTTAAAGGAGGACCAGATTAGGGAGCTCGACTTGAAAGTCCAG GAGCTTCATAAATACAAGGAGAATGAAAAAGACACAGAAGTGCTGATGTCAGCACTGTCAGCCATGCAGGACAAGACCCAGCACTTGGAGAACAGCCTCAGTGCAGAGACCAGGATCAAACTGGACCTCTTCTCTGCGCTGGGCGATGCCAAGAGACAGCTAGAGATTGCGCAAG GTCAGATCCTTCAGAAAGACCAAGAAATAAAAGATCTGAAGCAGAAGATAGCCGAAGTGATGGCTGTCATGCCCAGCATCTCGTACACAACCGACACCAGCAGCATGACCCCGGTGGCCCCCCACTACTCTTCCAAGTTCATGGACACCAACCCCTCCGGTCTGGACCCCAATGCCTCAGTTTACCAGCCACTCAAAAAGTGA
- the rhd gene encoding rh blood group, D antigen produces the protein MAPQYAPSLRSCLAPLLLFLQIGFIAICYFYVEIENNVNGITFSSLYPVFQDLNVVVFLGFGFLSTFLVRYGFSGSGFNLLVAVLATQWALILNGMESWYYRGKIWVDMRSLVIAKMCAASVLISLGAVQGKTNPVHLVLMALLEVFGFVLNGWLLQTLLKVRPLNSIMLLHIFGAVFGLILTWVLYRKESNQGYEKEKLSRKTGLFSLLGTVFLWMFWPSFNSILVDFHFPERRLRAVCSTYLALAVSGVASVAMSVLSSPRGKVNPAHLLSCLLSGGVAVGVPMSVIDHPWEAMTIGLTATVVSTIGFQYFKNHMLFAFDCHDTCSVLSTHGLPGLLGWLAHLLLQLKHCDDHTAATRFAAYHICVLLITISTSLIMGIITGIILKWDIWRPPQDKKCFDDQAYWKFEHLAVRK, from the exons ATGGCGCCGCAATACGCCCCAAGCCTGCGCTCTTGTTTGGCTCCTTTGCTGCTCTTCTTGCAGATAGGCTTCATTGccatatgttatttttatgttgagATAGAAAACAACGTAAATGGAATTACATTCAGCAGCCTGTACCCAG TGTTCCAGGATTTGAACGTAGTGGTCTTTCTGGGTTTTGGCTTCTTGAGCACTTTTTTAGTGCGGTATGGTTTCAGTGGATCAGGATTCAACCTTCTTGTAGCAGTCCTGGCCACCCAGTGGGCACTCATACTCAATGGTATGGAGTCCTGGTATTACAGAGGCAAGATCTGGGTTGATATGAGAAG CTTGGTGATTGCTAAGATGTGCGCGGCCTCGGTTCTCATCTCACTTGGAGCTGTGCAGGGCAAAACCAACCCTGTCCACCTTGTCCTCATGGCCCTGCTGGAGGTATTTGGCTTTGTCCTGAATGGATGGCTCCTCCAGACTCTGCTAAAG GTACGGCCTTTGAACAGCATTATGTTGCTTCACATCTTCGGAGCTGTCTTTGGCCTTATACTGACATGGGTCCTGTATCGGAAAGAATCAAACCAGGGATATGAGAAGGAGAAACTCAGCCGCAAAACAGGACTGTTCTCCTTGTTGG GGACTGTGTTTCTCTGGATGTTTTGGCCCAGTTTTAACTCTATCCTCGTGGACTTCCATTTTCCTGAGAGGAGGCTGAGAGCGGTGTGCAGCACCTACTTGGCCTTGGCTGTCAGCGGTGTTGCATCTGTTGCTATGTCTGTGCTCTCCAGTCCCAGGGGGAAAGTTAACCCA GCTCATTTGCTGTCATGCTTACTCTCTGGTGGTGTTGCTGTGGGGGTTCCCATGTCAGTGATAGATCACCCTTGGGAAGCCATGACAATTGGACTGACTGCAACTGTTGTGTCAACCATTGGATTCCAGTATTTCAAG AACCACATGCTGTTTGCGTTTGACTGTCATGACACGTGTAGCGTTCTGAGCACACATGGACTCCCTGGACTGCTGGGATGGCTGGCTCACCTCCTCCTGCAACTCAAACACTGTGATGACCACACAGC GGCGACTCGGTTTGCTGCCTATCATATTTGTGTTCTCCTCATCACCATAAGTACAAGCCTGATAATGGGGATCATAACAG GGATAATACTTAAATGGGATATTTGGAGACCTCCGcaggacaaaaaatgttttgacgaTCAGGCTTATTGGAAG TTTGAGCATCTTGCAGTGCGGAAGTAA
- the maco1b gene encoding macoilin-2 isoform X1, with protein sequence MKRRNADCSKLRRPVKRNRITEGIYGSTFLYLKFLVVWALVLLADFVLEFRFEYLWPFWLFLRSVYDSFRYQGLAFSVFFVFVALTSDFICLLFIPVQWLFFAASTYVWVQYVWHTERGVCLPTVSLWILFVYIEAAIRFKDLKNFHVDLCRPFAAHCIGYPVVTLGFGFKSYVSYKMRLRKQKEVQKENEFYMQLLQQALPPEQQMLQRQEREAEEAAAKGISEVDTPPVSQNGAPANKKTSAPLPELEYREKGKEGKGGGDAKKQHNSILPSSVDSKLQEMEYMENHMNSKRLTTELGSTENLLLKEDNSSCSSSSSSSSSKNYKNSNATALNSSPRGHSATNGSVPSSAPSSSSTGKNEKKHKLAVGKGTSSGSNRDPTDNCIPNNQLSKPEALVRLEQDVKKLKADLQASRQVEQDLRSQIGSLGSAERSIRTELGQLRQENELLQNKLHNAVQAKQKDKQAVGQLEKRLKAEQEARATAEKQLTDEKKRKKLEEATAARAVALAAASRGECTDTLRRRITELESECKKLTLDNKLKEDQIRELDLKVQELHKYKENEKDTEVLMSALSAMQDKTQHLENSLSAETRIKLDLFSALGDAKRQLEIAQGQILQKDQEIKDLKQKIAEVMAVMPSISYTTDTSSMTPVAPHYSSKFMDTNPSGLDPNASVYQPLKK encoded by the exons atgaagcgGCGCAATGCGGACTGCAGCAAACTCCGACGGCCGGTAAAACGGAACCGAATCACCGAGGGTATATACGGCAG TACTTTCCTGTACCTGAAATTTCTGGTGGTGTGGGCGTTGGTGCTACTGGCTGACTTTGTGTTGGAGTTCAGGTTTGAGTACCTCTGGCCTTTCTGGCTCTTCCTCCGGAGTGTCTACGACTCTTTTAGATACCAGGGGCTG GCCTTCTCAGTATTCTTTGTGTTTGTGGCACTTACTTCAGACTTCATTTGCCTCCTCTTCATCCCAGTACAATGGCTGTTCTTTGCTGCCAGTACTTATGTGTGGGTCCAGTATGTCTGGCACACAG AGAGAGGAGTCTGTCTACCCACAGTGTCACTATGGATACTCTTTGTGTACATAGAGGCAGCAATCAGATTCAAAGACCTGAAGAACTTTCATGTAGACTTGTGCCGTCCCTTTGCTGCACACTG CATTGGCTATCCAGTGGTGACACTGGGCTTTGGCTTTAAGAGCTATGTAAGCTATAAGATGCGCCTCCGGAAACAGAAGGAGGTGCAGAAGGAGAATGAGTTTTACATGCAGCTCCTGCAGCAGGCTCTGCCTCCAGAGCAACAGATGCTACAGAGGCAGGAGCGAGAAGCAGAAGAAG CAGCAGCTAAAGGAATATCTGAAGTGGACACACCTCCAGTGTCACAGAATGGCGCCCCTGCCAATAAAAAGACCTCGGCGCCTCTACCAGAGTTAGAGTATAGAGAAAAAGGGAAAGAGGGGAAGGGTGGTGGGGATGCTAAAAAGCAGCACAACAGCATCCTGCCATCATCAGTGGACTCTAAACTCCAAGAGATGGAGTATATGGAGAACCATATGAACAGCAAAAGACTGACCACAGAACTGggcagcacagaaaacctgttgcTTAAAGAGGACAATTCCTCTTGctcgtcctcttcctcctcttcctcctccaaaaattacaaaaacagcAATGCCACAGCACTCAACTCCTCGCCCCGTGGCCACAGTGCGACAAATGGCAGTGTGCCCTCCTCTGCgccttcctcctcttccacaGGGAAGAATGAGAAGAAGCACAAGTTAGCAGTGGGGAAAGGGACGTCAAGTGGCTCCAACAGGGATCCCACAGACAACTGTATCCCCAACAACCAGCTTAGCAAGCCAGAAGCACTTGTTAG ATTGGAGCAGGACGTGAAGAAGCTGAAGGCGGACCTGCAGGCGAGCCGGCAGGTCGAACAGGACCTTCGCAGCCAGATTGGCTCACTGGGAAGTGCTGAGCGCTCAATACGTACTGAGCTGGGCCAATTGCGCCAGGAGAATGAGCTTCTGCAGAACAA GCTTCATAATGCTGTGCAGGCAAAGCAAAAGGACAAGCAGGCTGTGGGACAACTGGAGAAGAGGCTCAAAGCTGAGCAGGAAGCTCGTGCCACTGCTGAGAAACAGCTCACAGATGAAAAGAAGCGCAAAAAGCTTGAGGAGGCAACAGCAGCCAGGGCAGTAGCACTAGCTGCTGCTTCCAG AGGGGAGTGCACAGACACGCTGCGAAGGCGGATTACAGAATTAGAATCGGAGTGTAAGAAACTAACCCTGGACAACAAGTTAAAGGAGGACCAGATTAGGGAGCTCGACTTGAAAGTCCAG GAGCTTCATAAATACAAGGAGAATGAAAAAGACACAGAAGTGCTGATGTCAGCACTGTCAGCCATGCAGGACAAGACCCAGCACTTGGAGAACAGCCTCAGTGCAGAGACCAGGATCAAACTGGACCTCTTCTCTGCGCTGGGCGATGCCAAGAGACAGCTAGAGATTGCGCAAG GTCAGATCCTTCAGAAAGACCAAGAAATAAAAGATCTGAAGCAGAAGATAGCCGAAGTGATGGCTGTCATGCCCAGCATCTCGTACACAACCGACACCAGCAGCATGACCCCGGTGGCCCCCCACTACTCTTCCAAGTTCATGGACACCAACCCCTCCGGTCTGGACCCCAATGCCTCAGTTTACCAGCCACTCAAAAAGTGA